The following coding sequences lie in one Cloeon dipterum chromosome 1, ieCloDipt1.1, whole genome shotgun sequence genomic window:
- the LOC135934777 gene encoding uncharacterized protein LOC135934777 isoform X1, translating to MVAVRGVLLATIVLTLILGSSYGGSLRQSFSSDNSSDDDVLSRWKRSPQKTQSKLKSKPVQSKGVNLEIDCISVAFEWCQSCCYVPLLPTKESQKRCINREGTVHSGLLHTVREKFMKKYWKGEKKLSKPNDFNAKAQHFVGNPAMFVSCVLKDVKIAKEDGKIDTPVLEQVIQTNYKKKYLDNHWDSTALTAARTCQQEAETIPIQQYSTTDGKQTSLIPYAFILCLRKKMIEGCKSYIDSPGCIKAKGLLQKCKLEDFWRQLQQGGPSPGSGTNSINDDGMSNGDNEMSSTQQPENNNNQGNENNMPQEPPQPEGEPPAEPSPEAAAEEPAPEEQQPAAEEAAPAEEVQVAPEEPQPDAEEAQVAPEEPQPAAEEEPPAETPNEEPPAEEPPAEE from the exons ATGGTCGCCGTACGAGGTGTACTCTTGGCCACCATTGTCTTAACGCTCATTTTG GGTAGCAGCTATGGAGGATCGCTCCGACAAAGCTTTAGCAGTGACAACTCATCTGATGACG ATGTTCTGTCCCGTTGGAAGCGAAGTCCTCAAAAAACAcaatcgaaattaaaatcaaagccGGTACAATCAAAAGGCGTGAATCTTGAAATCGACTGCATCTCAGTTGCATTCGAG TGGTGTCAAAGCTGCTGCTACGTCCCCCTTCTTCCGACAAAAGAATCGCAGAAGAGGTGCATTAATCGAGAAGGAACTGTACACAGCGGTCTCTTGCACACAGTTAGAGAGAAATTCATGAAGAAATACTggaaaggagagaaaaaacttTCCAAGCCAAACGATTTCAACGCGAAAGCTC AACATTTTGTTGGAAATCCTGCG ATGTTCGTTTCGTGCGTTCTAAAAGACGTTAAGATC GCTAAAGAGGATGGAAAAATTGATACACCGGTCTTGGAGCAAGTTATCCAAACCAACTACAAAAAGAAGTATTTGGACAACCACTGGGACTCAACAGCACTTACTGCGGCTCGAACGTGTCAACAAGAAGCAGAGA CTATACCGATTCAACAATATTCGACCACGGATGGTAAGCAAACAAGCCTGATTCCTTATGCTTTTATACTGTGCCttcggaaaaaaatgattgag GGTTGCAAGTCTTACATTGATA gCCCTGGCTGCATCAAAGCAAAGGGTTTGCTGCAAAAGTGCAAGTTGGAAGATTTTTGGAGACAACTTCAACAGGGAGGACCCTCCCCTGGATCTGGCACCAATTCAATTAATGACGACGGCATGTCAAATGGAGACAATGAAATGTCATCCACTCAGCAACCAGAAAACAATAACAACCAAGGAAACGAAAATAACATGCCGCAAGAACCGCCACAACCTGAGGGTGAGCCTCCGGCAGAACCCTCGCCTGAGGCTGCAGCAGAAGAGCCAGCTCCTGAAGAGCAGCAACCAGCAGCGGAGGAAGCAGCTCCTGCTGAAGAGGTGCAAGTTGCTCCTGAGGAACCGCAGCCTGATGCTGAAGAGGCGCAAGTTGCTCCTGAGGAACCGCAGCCTGCTGCTGAGGAAGAGCCTCCGGCTGAGACACCAAATGAAGAGCCTCCGGCAGAGGAACCGCCAGCAGAAGAATAg
- the LOC135934777 gene encoding uncharacterized protein LOC135934777 isoform X2, with protein sequence MVAVRGVLLATIVLTLILGSSYGGSLRQSFSSDNSSDDDVLSRWKRSPQKTQSKLKSKPVQSKGVNLEIDCISVAFEWCQSCCYVPLLPTKESQKRCINREGTVHSGLLHTVREKFMKKYWKGEKKLSKPNDFNAKAQHFVGNPAMFVSCVLKDVKIAKEDGKIDTPVLEQVIQTNYKKKYLDNHWDSTALTAARTCQQEAETIPIQQYSTTDGKQTSLIPYAFILCLRKKMIEGCKSYIDSPGCIKAKGLLQKCKLEDFWRQLQQGGPSPGSGTNSINDDGMSNGDNEMSSTQQPENNNNQGNENNMPQEPPQPEGEPPAEPSPEAAAEEPAPEEQQPAAEEAAPAEEAQVAPEEPQPAAEEEPPAETPNEEPPAEEPPAEE encoded by the exons ATGGTCGCCGTACGAGGTGTACTCTTGGCCACCATTGTCTTAACGCTCATTTTG GGTAGCAGCTATGGAGGATCGCTCCGACAAAGCTTTAGCAGTGACAACTCATCTGATGACG ATGTTCTGTCCCGTTGGAAGCGAAGTCCTCAAAAAACAcaatcgaaattaaaatcaaagccGGTACAATCAAAAGGCGTGAATCTTGAAATCGACTGCATCTCAGTTGCATTCGAG TGGTGTCAAAGCTGCTGCTACGTCCCCCTTCTTCCGACAAAAGAATCGCAGAAGAGGTGCATTAATCGAGAAGGAACTGTACACAGCGGTCTCTTGCACACAGTTAGAGAGAAATTCATGAAGAAATACTggaaaggagagaaaaaacttTCCAAGCCAAACGATTTCAACGCGAAAGCTC AACATTTTGTTGGAAATCCTGCG ATGTTCGTTTCGTGCGTTCTAAAAGACGTTAAGATC GCTAAAGAGGATGGAAAAATTGATACACCGGTCTTGGAGCAAGTTATCCAAACCAACTACAAAAAGAAGTATTTGGACAACCACTGGGACTCAACAGCACTTACTGCGGCTCGAACGTGTCAACAAGAAGCAGAGA CTATACCGATTCAACAATATTCGACCACGGATGGTAAGCAAACAAGCCTGATTCCTTATGCTTTTATACTGTGCCttcggaaaaaaatgattgag GGTTGCAAGTCTTACATTGATA gCCCTGGCTGCATCAAAGCAAAGGGTTTGCTGCAAAAGTGCAAGTTGGAAGATTTTTGGAGACAACTTCAACAGGGAGGACCCTCCCCTGGATCTGGCACCAATTCAATTAATGACGACGGCATGTCAAATGGAGACAATGAAATGTCATCCACTCAGCAACCAGAAAACAATAACAACCAAGGAAACGAAAATAACATGCCGCAAGAACCGCCACAACCTGAGGGTGAGCCTCCGGCAGAACCCTCGCCTGAGGCTGCAGCAGAAGAGCCAGCTCCTGAAGAGCAGCAACCAGCAGCGGAGGAAGCAGCTCCTGCTGAAGAG GCGCAAGTTGCTCCTGAGGAACCGCAGCCTGCTGCTGAGGAAGAGCCTCCGGCTGAGACACCAAATGAAGAGCCTCCGGCAGAGGAACCGCCAGCAGAAGAATAg